The following are from one region of the Terriglobales bacterium genome:
- a CDS encoding sugar MFS transporter — protein sequence MPATSGTTSVQAVSAPQQSTNYRAMAMVTTLFFMWGFLTCLNDILIPHLKSIFDLNYAEVMLVQFAFFSAYFVFSFPSGKIIDFFGYKKAMVAGLLTMGIGAFMFVPAAAVPSFPLFLAALITLAAGMTILQTSANPYVAVLGPPRTASSRLNLTQAFNSLGTTLAPTFGSKLILGAVAAPVAIEVLRTMDSETLRAYRVSQAASVKGPYIGLAIALFVLAIIIAFFKLPRIESAEAHGVVHDSIWRYRHLVLGAVAIFVYVGAEVSIGSFLTNYFNRSDIGGLSLKDAADMLKYYWGGAMVGRFVGSALLQKISTGTLLGFNAIVACLLVMASMLTFGHFAMWTILLVGLFNSIMFPSIFTLGVDGLGPLTGDGSALLIAAIVGGAIIPELQGLLADRIGIHHAFILPAICYLYIAYYGFRGSRHAAIQVQA from the coding sequence ATGCCTGCAACTTCTGGAACCACGTCTGTTCAAGCTGTCAGCGCTCCCCAGCAAAGCACGAATTATCGCGCGATGGCCATGGTGACCACCCTCTTCTTCATGTGGGGATTTCTCACCTGCCTGAACGACATCCTGATTCCTCATCTGAAGAGCATCTTCGATTTGAATTATGCGGAAGTAATGCTGGTGCAATTCGCCTTCTTCTCGGCGTACTTCGTCTTTTCGTTTCCCTCGGGCAAGATCATCGACTTCTTCGGATACAAGAAAGCGATGGTCGCGGGTCTGCTGACGATGGGAATCGGCGCCTTCATGTTTGTTCCTGCGGCAGCGGTTCCCTCATTTCCGTTGTTTCTCGCCGCTCTGATTACCCTCGCAGCAGGCATGACGATTCTTCAAACGTCCGCCAACCCTTACGTTGCTGTGCTGGGACCGCCACGAACGGCGTCCAGCAGACTGAACCTTACGCAGGCGTTTAATTCACTTGGAACGACATTAGCGCCAACCTTCGGCAGCAAATTGATTCTTGGCGCCGTGGCAGCACCGGTAGCGATTGAAGTTCTCCGGACAATGGATTCGGAGACGCTGCGTGCCTATCGCGTCTCACAGGCGGCCTCTGTAAAAGGGCCTTACATCGGGCTCGCGATCGCGCTCTTCGTACTCGCGATCATCATCGCTTTTTTCAAACTACCCAGGATTGAATCCGCTGAAGCGCACGGAGTGGTTCACGACTCAATTTGGCGGTACCGGCACTTGGTTCTCGGTGCAGTTGCGATTTTTGTCTACGTGGGTGCCGAGGTCTCGATTGGCAGCTTTCTGACGAACTACTTCAACCGCTCAGATATTGGCGGACTGAGCCTGAAAGACGCCGCTGACATGCTGAAGTATTACTGGGGCGGAGCGATGGTAGGCCGCTTCGTAGGGTCCGCGCTGTTGCAGAAAATCAGCACCGGAACCCTGCTGGGATTCAATGCCATCGTTGCTTGTTTACTGGTAATGGCGTCCATGCTCACCTTCGGACATTTCGCAATGTGGACGATTTTGCTGGTTGGCCTCTTCAACTCCATCATGTTTCCGAGCATTTTCACTCTAGGGGTCGATGGACTCGGCCCTCTCACCGGAGACGGCTCCGCGCTGCTGATCGCCGCAATCGTGGGCGGGGCCATCATCCCCGAGTTACAGGGCCTGCTAGCAGATCGGATTGGAATTCATCACGCGTTCATTCTGCCGGCAATCTGCTACCTGTACATCGCGTACTACGGATTTAGAGGTTCGAGACACGCAGCCATCCAAGTGCAAGCGTAG
- the ilvD gene encoding dihydroxy-acid dehydratase has product MNERKRNSAAITEGPSRAPARAMLKAVGFTDEDLRRPIIGIANTWTEIGPCNFHLRDLAAEVKRGVREAGGTPMEFNTVSISDGITMGAEGMRTSLVSREVIADSIELVARGNHFDGLVVLVGCDKTIPGAVMAIARLNLPSVVLYGGSIAPGSFRGKNVTIQDVFEAVGAHSRGKLADSDLKEIEDKACPGAGACGGQFTANTMAMVCEFLGVAAMGSGGVPATHPSKMRQAQATGRLVMELVGAQRLPKQILTRGAFENAVASVAATGGSTNAVLHLLAIAHTSGVAFRIDDFQRISSRVPLIADLKPGGRFVATDLFEAGGTRLVAQRLLAAGLLHADALTVTGKSIGEEAKSAVETPDQEVVRPANNPLKPTGGLVILKGNLAPEGCVLKVAGHDFQHHAGPARVFDSEEQAFAAVQGGRIKAGDVVVIRYEGPRGGPGMREMLAVTAALVGAGLGDSVALLTDGRFSGATHGLMAGHVAPEAMSGGPIAAVCEGDVIVFDLKKRELRVEVSDSELKQRLASWKPPQPRYGTGVMAKYANQVSSASLGAVTI; this is encoded by the coding sequence ATGAACGAGCGCAAGAGAAACAGCGCAGCGATCACCGAAGGGCCAAGCAGGGCTCCGGCTCGCGCGATGCTCAAGGCTGTGGGATTCACTGATGAAGACCTGCGCCGTCCGATCATCGGCATTGCTAACACGTGGACCGAAATTGGTCCGTGCAACTTCCACCTGCGCGATTTGGCGGCTGAGGTGAAACGCGGCGTACGCGAGGCCGGCGGGACTCCGATGGAGTTCAATACCGTCTCCATCTCCGATGGCATCACGATGGGCGCGGAGGGCATGCGAACATCGCTAGTCAGCCGTGAGGTCATTGCCGATTCCATTGAGCTGGTTGCGCGCGGGAATCACTTCGACGGCCTCGTGGTCTTGGTTGGTTGCGACAAGACCATTCCCGGTGCGGTAATGGCGATTGCGAGACTGAATCTTCCATCAGTCGTTCTGTATGGCGGCTCCATCGCTCCCGGATCTTTTCGCGGGAAGAATGTCACGATTCAGGATGTTTTCGAAGCGGTTGGCGCTCACAGCCGCGGCAAGCTGGCGGATTCGGACCTGAAGGAGATCGAGGACAAGGCTTGTCCTGGCGCGGGAGCCTGTGGGGGCCAATTTACCGCAAACACCATGGCGATGGTGTGCGAGTTTCTAGGAGTCGCTGCGATGGGCAGCGGAGGCGTTCCCGCAACTCACCCGTCCAAGATGCGGCAGGCGCAGGCGACCGGGCGCCTCGTGATGGAACTTGTGGGGGCACAGCGTCTGCCGAAACAAATCCTTACACGAGGTGCGTTTGAGAATGCCGTGGCCAGTGTTGCAGCCACCGGCGGATCGACGAATGCAGTGTTACACCTGCTCGCGATTGCACACACTTCCGGTGTAGCGTTTAGGATCGATGACTTCCAGCGCATCAGCTCGCGCGTCCCACTTATCGCAGACCTCAAACCCGGCGGGAGGTTCGTAGCTACTGATCTGTTTGAAGCCGGCGGTACTCGGCTGGTCGCTCAGCGGCTGCTCGCCGCTGGTCTATTGCATGCCGATGCGCTGACCGTGACCGGCAAGTCGATCGGAGAAGAGGCGAAGTCCGCGGTCGAGACACCAGACCAGGAAGTGGTTCGTCCGGCAAACAATCCACTGAAACCGACTGGCGGACTGGTAATTCTGAAAGGCAATCTCGCGCCCGAAGGCTGCGTGCTGAAGGTCGCAGGTCACGATTTTCAACATCACGCAGGACCAGCACGCGTCTTCGACAGCGAAGAGCAGGCATTTGCTGCCGTGCAAGGCGGCCGGATCAAAGCAGGCGATGTCGTAGTGATCCGCTATGAAGGACCAAGAGGTGGTCCAGGGATGCGCGAGATGCTCGCGGTTACCGCCGCTCTTGTCGGAGCAGGGCTGGGTGATTCTGTCGCGCTGCTCACCGATGGACGATTCTCTGGTGCAACTCACGGGCTGATGGCTGGCCATGTCGCTCCGGAAGCGATGAGCGGCGGACCGATCGCCGCCGTCTGTGAAGGAGACGTAATCGTCTTCGATCTCAAAAAGCGCGAGTTACGCGTGGAAGTTTCCGATTCCGAATTGAAACAGCGGCTGGCATCCTGGAAGCCACCCCAGCCCCGATATGGAACGGGTGTAATGGCGAAGTATGCCAACCAAGTGTCGTCAGCCTCGCTCGGGGCCGTAACGATTTAG
- a CDS encoding molybdenum cofactor guanylyltransferase: protein MARESSTVRTHPSGFVLAGGASSRMGRDKAQIPWGAGTLLTHAIEQMKRVSEDVFVVGAVKANNLPVTVLLDKESGLGPLAGIHAALSHSATDWNLVLAVDLPLITSEMLIWLVHFQADASEAAIVPRVKSRLQPLCAVYHRDLLPEVERALTSRESSIHRLLERLSTRIIEEDQLIANGFAPETFLNVNTPEDLERARALAKIMHV from the coding sequence ATGGCTCGTGAGTCGAGCACAGTCCGAACGCACCCTAGTGGATTCGTTCTAGCCGGTGGCGCCAGCAGTCGTATGGGGCGCGATAAGGCCCAGATTCCATGGGGCGCGGGTACATTGCTTACTCATGCCATCGAACAGATGAAGCGCGTCTCTGAGGACGTCTTCGTCGTAGGCGCGGTTAAGGCAAACAATTTGCCCGTGACAGTCCTCCTCGACAAAGAGTCCGGGCTCGGCCCCCTGGCCGGCATTCATGCGGCGCTGAGTCATTCCGCCACCGACTGGAATCTAGTTCTCGCTGTTGACTTGCCGCTGATCACCTCGGAGATGCTCATCTGGCTCGTACATTTTCAGGCCGATGCGTCTGAGGCAGCGATCGTTCCCCGAGTGAAATCGCGGCTTCAACCGCTATGTGCCGTCTACCATCGCGATTTACTACCCGAGGTTGAGCGAGCGCTGACGAGCCGGGAATCATCAATTCATCGCTTGTTAGAACGGCTCAGTACGCGCATCATTGAAGAAGATCAACTGATCGCCAACGGCTTTGCTCCGGAGACGTTTTTGAACGTCAACACGCCCGAGGACCTGGAGCGCGCTCGCGCGCTCGCCAAGATCATGCATGTCTAG
- the gltB gene encoding glutamate synthase large subunit, whose protein sequence is MQQGLYDPRFEHDSCGVGFITRISSMPSFDMLRMGLEALSRLAHRGAIAADGRSGDGAGITAGLPHGLFRAFLRERGLQIRDDHSLAAGMIFGSLEELSVSEEILSSALKQEQLELLCWRDVPVNEEALGETALASMPVIRQALIVPHFAMRVEELETRLHRARKTFERANLNTYIASLSAKTIVYKALCTGAHLREFYLDLQDPNFETAFVVFHQRYATNTHPSWWLAQPFRLLAHNGEINTIGANRTWMKARENHLPPDFLPLLREGGSDSCHLDETAEMLLRGGRDLLHSIAMLVVPAWQAHPAFHDLAGFYREHSSLMEPWDGPAALAFTDGRYVGAALDRNGLRPMRYAVTNDGFVVAGSEVGLFDLDEECVRVKGRLGPGQMLVVDLDEHMILDADGIKHHLLKVNPKRNSRLLSVPTVSAPIEPIPNEHLQALYGYTREDLKLVIGPMSRDGKEPVWSMGDDTPVSALAHVPRSTYSYFRQRFAQVTNPPIDPLREDLMMSLRTVLGRKPSCCAEKEEDRSATLLNFASPVLSESELQGIRVQSFVKTAELQCTLRTSGDLRQSISDLCGAAEQASSNGVELLILSDRNAGPTELPIPMALAMGAVHHRLIKAGLRMSCDLVAETGDAWDVHHIAVLIGYGAGAVCPWLALRSCESPQKLSEALANGLKKVMSKLGISDVASYRGGQFFQTIGFDDQIVEACFAGTPNLLGKIGFESIQHELVRRAQRNSGSEKEFNVLQDYGSVRYRKADNADQHGWAPPVVRAMQAAVGVARKSDIAPGEIAWNDFLNQAETPKPHNLRDLLEFSSASDPLAVAEVEPADQIARRFVTSAMSLGSISPEAHRTLSQAMNLLGGKSNTGEGGEDPEIYRSQPGANNKVKQVASGRFGVTTEYLVQAEELEIKIAQGSKPGEGGQLPAAKVTELIARLRHAQLGMSLISPPPHHDIYSIEDLAQLIHDLKQVNPTARVGVKLVSEAGIGTVASGVAKAYADYIVVSGHSGGTGASPLSSIKHAGAPWELGLAETQQTLMRNGLRSRVRLRVDGGLRTARDVVIAALLGAEEFAFGTAALVALGCDMARQCHLDTCPTGIATQRPELRAKFRGKPEHVVTYFLRIAEDVRRLLAQLGLRSLADAVGRCDLLQQISSDGPLELSQLLYKSEGDAPRCMTFRNNRPSDHDAFGLQLAEEITASVRRGQSFDREFQIRNQDRSAGTAIAGELMRQFGARGLNSSEVRLLFRGAAGQSFGAFCVEGMELTLEGEANDYVGKGLSGGALILKPRGAAVAASNENVILGNVALYGATSGRLFAAGRAGERFAVRNSGAVAVVEGLGDHGCEYMTGGCVVVLGDIGCNFAAGMTGGKAYVFDPANLTETRVNTESVELGIPSNAQLYQLEMLVRVHALLTESAWAQQLLVTWLECSRLFRFIAPRQAAKPAWVAPNVLAIPEIAPPAFPQA, encoded by the coding sequence GTGCAGCAAGGCTTGTACGATCCCCGGTTCGAGCACGACTCCTGCGGCGTAGGTTTCATTACGCGAATCTCCAGCATGCCCTCTTTTGACATGCTCCGGATGGGACTCGAAGCTCTCTCGCGTCTTGCACATCGGGGCGCTATCGCCGCCGACGGACGCAGCGGAGACGGAGCTGGCATTACCGCGGGCCTGCCGCACGGGCTATTTCGGGCCTTCTTACGCGAACGTGGGTTGCAGATCAGAGATGACCATTCTCTTGCTGCGGGAATGATCTTTGGCAGCCTGGAAGAACTTTCAGTCAGCGAAGAGATCCTAAGTTCCGCTTTGAAACAAGAGCAATTGGAGTTGCTCTGCTGGCGTGATGTGCCAGTCAACGAAGAAGCGCTTGGAGAGACCGCGCTGGCTTCTATGCCTGTCATCCGGCAGGCACTCATCGTTCCGCACTTCGCCATGCGGGTTGAAGAGCTCGAGACTAGGCTGCACCGTGCCCGCAAGACATTCGAACGAGCGAACCTGAATACCTATATCGCCTCACTATCGGCGAAGACCATTGTCTACAAGGCTCTCTGTACTGGCGCGCACCTGCGCGAGTTCTATCTGGATCTTCAGGATCCCAATTTCGAGACCGCCTTCGTCGTCTTCCATCAGCGCTACGCGACGAACACGCATCCCTCCTGGTGGCTGGCGCAGCCGTTTCGTTTGCTCGCTCATAACGGCGAGATCAACACCATCGGCGCGAACCGCACGTGGATGAAGGCTCGCGAGAATCACTTGCCGCCAGACTTCTTGCCACTGCTACGCGAAGGCGGTTCCGATTCCTGCCATCTGGATGAAACCGCCGAGATGTTGCTCCGCGGCGGACGCGATCTGCTGCACAGCATCGCGATGCTTGTTGTTCCCGCGTGGCAAGCACATCCGGCGTTTCACGACCTCGCCGGATTCTATAGGGAACATTCCTCCTTGATGGAGCCTTGGGACGGTCCAGCCGCTCTGGCGTTCACTGATGGACGTTATGTGGGAGCCGCGCTCGACCGCAACGGCCTTCGCCCGATGCGCTACGCCGTTACAAACGATGGATTCGTCGTCGCCGGGTCTGAGGTTGGCCTCTTCGATCTAGACGAGGAATGCGTTCGCGTGAAAGGGCGACTGGGTCCAGGGCAGATGCTGGTCGTCGATCTCGACGAGCACATGATTCTCGATGCCGACGGAATCAAGCATCATCTTCTGAAGGTGAACCCAAAACGGAACTCGCGCTTGCTGAGCGTACCTACCGTATCGGCGCCGATTGAGCCGATTCCGAACGAGCATTTACAGGCTCTGTACGGCTATACGCGCGAAGATCTCAAATTGGTTATCGGTCCCATGTCACGGGACGGTAAGGAACCTGTCTGGTCCATGGGTGACGATACTCCGGTCTCCGCGCTCGCTCACGTCCCACGCTCAACCTATAGCTACTTTCGACAGCGATTCGCACAGGTGACGAACCCGCCTATAGACCCATTGCGGGAAGACTTGATGATGTCCTTGCGCACTGTGTTGGGACGCAAGCCGTCGTGCTGCGCTGAAAAGGAAGAGGACCGAAGCGCGACACTGCTGAATTTCGCCTCCCCAGTGCTCAGCGAGTCGGAGCTTCAGGGCATTCGCGTTCAGTCATTCGTCAAGACTGCGGAACTCCAGTGCACGCTTCGAACTTCGGGCGATCTGCGGCAATCGATCTCGGATCTTTGCGGGGCGGCGGAACAAGCTTCGTCCAACGGCGTCGAATTGCTGATCCTGTCGGACCGGAATGCAGGTCCTACTGAGCTGCCAATCCCAATGGCTCTCGCGATGGGGGCGGTGCACCATCGACTGATCAAAGCTGGTTTGCGCATGAGCTGCGATTTAGTCGCGGAAACCGGCGACGCCTGGGACGTCCACCATATAGCGGTGCTGATCGGCTACGGCGCGGGAGCGGTTTGTCCATGGCTGGCGCTGCGTAGCTGCGAGTCTCCCCAAAAACTATCGGAAGCGCTGGCAAATGGCTTAAAGAAGGTAATGTCCAAGCTGGGCATCTCTGACGTGGCCAGCTATCGGGGCGGACAATTCTTCCAAACCATTGGCTTCGACGACCAGATCGTTGAAGCTTGCTTCGCAGGCACTCCCAATCTTCTCGGAAAAATTGGATTCGAGAGCATTCAGCATGAGCTGGTGCGCCGAGCACAGCGAAACAGTGGTAGCGAGAAAGAATTCAACGTCCTTCAGGACTACGGCTCCGTGCGCTATCGCAAAGCGGATAATGCCGACCAACATGGTTGGGCGCCGCCTGTGGTGCGGGCGATGCAAGCCGCCGTGGGCGTAGCCCGTAAGTCTGATATCGCACCGGGCGAAATCGCATGGAATGACTTCCTGAATCAGGCCGAGACGCCGAAGCCGCACAACCTGCGCGATCTGCTCGAGTTCTCCTCAGCTTCAGATCCGCTGGCAGTAGCGGAGGTCGAACCAGCGGATCAAATCGCGCGCCGCTTCGTCACGAGCGCGATGTCCCTGGGCTCCATCAGCCCGGAGGCGCATCGCACGTTGTCGCAGGCCATGAATCTGCTCGGCGGCAAATCGAATACCGGCGAGGGTGGAGAAGACCCAGAAATCTATCGTTCGCAGCCCGGCGCAAACAACAAGGTCAAGCAAGTGGCTTCCGGCCGTTTCGGTGTGACTACAGAGTACCTCGTGCAGGCTGAGGAGTTGGAGATCAAGATCGCCCAAGGCTCCAAGCCTGGAGAAGGCGGGCAACTTCCAGCCGCCAAAGTGACCGAACTCATCGCGCGGTTACGCCATGCTCAGCTTGGCATGTCGTTGATTAGCCCTCCCCCTCACCACGACATCTACAGCATCGAAGACCTGGCGCAGCTCATTCACGATCTTAAACAAGTAAATCCAACTGCTCGCGTGGGTGTGAAGTTAGTATCTGAGGCCGGAATTGGCACCGTGGCCTCAGGCGTTGCCAAAGCCTATGCCGACTACATCGTCGTATCTGGACACTCCGGAGGGACCGGAGCATCGCCACTGAGCAGTATTAAGCACGCAGGCGCACCATGGGAACTCGGGCTGGCCGAAACGCAGCAGACGCTGATGCGTAACGGACTCCGCAGCCGCGTTCGCTTGCGAGTCGACGGTGGTCTGCGCACGGCACGCGATGTTGTAATCGCCGCTCTCCTGGGAGCGGAGGAGTTCGCTTTTGGCACGGCTGCTCTGGTCGCGCTCGGGTGCGATATGGCCCGTCAGTGTCATCTAGACACTTGCCCGACTGGTATTGCTACACAGCGTCCTGAACTGCGCGCCAAATTCCGCGGAAAGCCTGAGCACGTAGTCACCTACTTCCTGCGGATTGCCGAGGACGTGCGAAGACTGCTTGCGCAACTCGGCCTGCGCTCTCTTGCCGATGCTGTTGGACGATGTGACTTGCTGCAACAGATCTCAAGTGACGGACCGCTGGAGCTATCGCAATTGCTGTACAAGAGCGAGGGCGATGCCCCTCGCTGCATGACTTTCCGAAACAACCGGCCATCCGATCATGACGCTTTCGGGCTGCAGCTAGCCGAAGAGATTACCGCGAGTGTTCGCCGCGGCCAGAGCTTCGATCGCGAGTTCCAGATTCGGAATCAGGACCGGTCAGCGGGTACGGCCATTGCCGGCGAGCTGATGCGTCAGTTCGGCGCACGCGGATTGAACAGCAGCGAAGTGCGTCTCCTGTTCCGTGGAGCTGCCGGCCAATCCTTCGGAGCGTTTTGTGTCGAAGGAATGGAACTCACACTCGAGGGCGAAGCGAACGATTACGTCGGCAAGGGCCTCTCTGGCGGTGCGCTCATCCTGAAACCTCGCGGAGCGGCAGTGGCCGCTTCCAACGAGAATGTGATTCTCGGTAACGTGGCTCTCTATGGCGCCACGTCGGGACGTCTCTTCGCCGCTGGACGTGCCGGGGAGCGCTTTGCAGTTCGGAACTCCGGAGCAGTCGCGGTTGTTGAAGGATTAGGCGACCACGGTTGCGAATACATGACTGGTGGTTGCGTCGTCGTACTTGGAGACATCGGATGCAACTTCGCGGCAGGTATGACTGGTGGGAAGGCCTATGTCTTTGACCCTGCCAACCTTACAGAGACTCGCGTGAATACGGAGTCGGTTGAGCTCGGCATTCCTTCTAACGCGCAACTTTATCAATTGGAGATGCTCGTGCGCGTTCACGCCTTACTCACCGAGAGCGCGTGGGCACAGCAATTACTTGTTACTTGGCTGGAGTGCAGTAGGTTGTTCCGGTTTATCGCTCCACGGCAGGCAGCGAAACCAGCGTGGGTAGCGCCAAACGTCCTTGCAATTCCCGAAATAGCACCGCCAGCGTTTCCGCAAGCCTAA
- a CDS encoding potassium channel protein encodes MELRRQLRIAFIFLFIVLAISVTGYRLLGGPSVTLLDALYMAIITLSSVGYTEIVDTSHNPMLRAFNIFVIVFGVMIMLYVFSVVTAFLVEGQITDFFWRRKMLKRISELKDHYIVCGLGDTGRHAVEELARTHAPYVVIESNEDHIKRIVNDESGFYREMLYVVGDATDADMLDQLGIDRAKGMITTLASDKENLIITVLARQKNPDLRIVARCIDQKFAERLTKAGADSTVSPNQIGGMRIASEVLRPHVVNFLDLMLKDKSRTLRIEEIEIPEHSTWIGKPVADLHLRGSYNLLPLAIKDAYHDGKKHGFWVNPPENITCHAGLVLIVLGDAKDVCSAREHAASLVRFVTT; translated from the coding sequence ATGGAACTCCGCCGACAACTCAGGATTGCCTTCATCTTCCTTTTCATCGTTCTGGCGATCAGCGTAACCGGATACCGGCTTCTGGGCGGCCCCTCGGTCACACTTCTCGACGCGCTTTACATGGCGATCATCACGTTGTCGAGCGTCGGCTATACCGAGATCGTCGACACCTCCCACAACCCGATGCTCCGGGCATTCAACATCTTCGTGATCGTTTTCGGTGTGATGATCATGTTGTATGTGTTCTCGGTGGTGACCGCTTTCCTGGTGGAAGGCCAGATTACTGATTTTTTCTGGAGACGTAAGATGCTCAAGCGTATCAGCGAGCTGAAGGATCATTACATCGTCTGCGGACTGGGCGACACCGGCCGACATGCAGTCGAAGAATTGGCAAGAACTCACGCGCCCTATGTTGTGATTGAGAGCAATGAAGATCACATCAAGCGGATCGTAAACGACGAGAGCGGCTTCTACCGCGAGATGTTGTACGTAGTGGGTGACGCCACCGACGCCGATATGCTGGATCAGCTTGGTATTGATCGCGCCAAGGGCATGATCACCACGCTGGCCTCGGACAAAGAAAACCTCATCATCACGGTGCTGGCAAGACAAAAGAATCCTGACCTGCGTATTGTCGCGCGCTGCATCGATCAGAAGTTTGCTGAACGGCTGACCAAGGCCGGAGCCGACTCCACCGTTTCGCCGAACCAGATTGGCGGGATGCGGATCGCCAGCGAGGTGCTTCGTCCTCACGTGGTGAACTTCCTCGACCTCATGCTCAAGGACAAAAGCCGCACGTTGCGCATTGAGGAGATCGAAATCCCCGAGCACTCAACCTGGATTGGTAAGCCAGTCGCGGATCTGCATCTGCGGGGCAGCTATAACCTGTTGCCGCTTGCAATTAAGGATGCATACCACGACGGCAAGAAACATGGCTTCTGGGTAAATCCTCCGGAGAACATTACCTGCCATGCGGGACTGGTGCTGATCGTGCTTGGTGATGCCAAGGACGTCTGCAGCGCGCGGGAGCATGCCGCCAGCCTCGTCCGGTTTGTCACCACCTAG
- a CDS encoding ATP-binding cassette domain-containing protein, whose translation MSSNGHHLADSNGSPQEGHPYIEFRDVCKAFGSNVVLHHVNFDVPPGQTMCILGRSGVGKSVSLQLIMGFLKADSGEVIVAGEDITHMDEPNLERIRKKVTMVFQNGALFDSLSVGENVAFPLRERRDLNEEQIFQVVDGLLEMVGVKAMRDLLPSDLSTGMKRSVAIARALAAQPECILYDEPTTMVDPLMAQLLGDLIKKLKFQLKLTSIVVTHDMRLAHKLADRVLFLHEGRALYFGTMKGMSESDDPVLRQFLELDELILPG comes from the coding sequence ATGTCTAGCAACGGACACCATCTCGCAGACTCGAACGGCAGCCCGCAGGAAGGGCATCCTTATATTGAGTTCAGAGACGTTTGCAAGGCCTTTGGGTCAAACGTGGTGCTGCATCATGTCAACTTCGACGTTCCGCCCGGGCAAACCATGTGCATCCTGGGTCGCAGCGGCGTCGGCAAGTCGGTTTCGCTCCAACTCATCATGGGATTTCTGAAAGCGGACAGCGGAGAAGTGATCGTCGCGGGAGAAGACATCACCCATATGGACGAGCCCAATTTGGAACGAATCCGTAAGAAAGTGACGATGGTCTTCCAAAATGGAGCGCTGTTCGACTCGTTGTCGGTCGGCGAAAATGTGGCATTTCCACTGCGCGAGCGCCGCGACCTAAACGAAGAGCAGATCTTTCAGGTGGTCGATGGCCTGCTTGAGATGGTGGGAGTCAAGGCCATGCGCGATCTTCTGCCTTCGGATCTCTCCACCGGTATGAAGCGCTCGGTGGCTATCGCTCGCGCTCTCGCCGCTCAACCCGAATGCATTCTCTACGACGAGCCCACTACGATGGTCGATCCGCTAATGGCACAACTTCTCGGCGACTTGATCAAGAAGCTCAAGTTCCAGTTGAAACTCACGAGCATCGTAGTCACGCACGATATGCGTTTGGCGCACAAGCTGGCCGACCGCGTCCTCTTCCTGCATGAAGGCAGAGCGCTCTACTTCGGGACGATGAAGGGCATGAGCGAGAGCGATGACCCAGTGTTACGTCAATTCCTGGAGCTGGATGAATTGATACTTCCGGGTTGA